TCAACAGTGTGCTCAAAGAAAAAGTCTGGATCCCGTGCCTTTCTCGTCATCATGATACCAATCGCAGTGTCCGCATCACCCTTTGCTAGCAACTTTATTTTCTTCCTATAACACATGTTATAAAGCTTCCTCCTCCCGAAACCAGCCCATGCATATGATCCATACCTACGAACGAAGTTGTCATAAATCCAAATTTTTTAGCCCAGCACCTGCCATTGCTAAGATCTCGAGCTTCTGATATTCCTTTATCTGATTATGAGATCGAAAATATATAACTTCATCCGGTCCGGCAAGAGTGTGACTATGATCATCGCTGAAACTACTGACATGCCAAATGGAGCGCTCTCTGTCAAGCTTCACAGTTAGATGGGCCTCGCAATAGCACCGAGTCTCCGCTCTCAGCCTGCGCTTCTTCCCTTTCATGGTACAAAACTTGGCCTGTCGTTTCCCAGCCCTTGAACACAGAAACCTCCTCAAACGCCTACGTGCGTCGATGCCCTTTGCATATTTCAAGTTGTCCTTCCTAATGATGAATCCTCGCTTTTTCGCATAATCGTTATAGAAATCATATGCCTCCTCGTCTGTCCTAAATGTCATGGACATCACCGTCCAATGCTTGTCCAGTGATTCTTGCTGGTATTCATCGTACCCAGTGTCAAAATTGCACTCATCACCATCAGCATCATCATCGTTTTCGCACGCGCCACCAACCTCTCCCTGAAAAAAAAATACAAACAACCTTATATGTCAGTAAGTAGTTGTATAAGGACTATCATATGTATTCACTTTCCACTACTTACTTTGCTCGAGCTATCATTATAAGATGCATCGATGTCGTTTTCGTCATTGGCATCATCCAAAAAATTCCACTCATAGTACCCTTCCACTCCCATCTGTGCAAATTGTAAATATGATATGTAAGATTTGATGTGTTTTTCATGTCACTTTAAAATAACCTACAATACATAAATCCAAACCTACATGACTTCAGCTTTCAGCATATGAATCATCTACATCCATATCCTCATTGTCATCATCCCCTCCTATGTGTGCAAAGTCAAACATGTTATTGTCATCGCGGATGCTTGTATTTAATATGGTTGACAACATGCAGACCACTTACATTGCCACTGTAAGACTCATCCAAACTCATATAATTTTCGCCGTCATGTTCCCCTTCATCCAATGACAATGATCCGTCCTCGCTACCGCCATCATCGCCGTCATATCCTATTTCAGCCTCAATCTATACACGTTCTTATATAATCAAAGATccattcaaacatcatgtaacatctTCGTAATTAAAATCCGTTTTTAAATCACTATGCCAGCGCCTCGCGTACCTCGTTGCCTTCGTCAGACATGAGAATAGTGTTGGGATTCGCCGGAGACTCGACGGCGAACAGCTACGAGCTGACGGCAACGGAGGCGTCTGCCCGACCGAGGCGGTTGTCGGCGTCTAGTCACACACAACGTGAGGGCGAACAGCACGCCGAGCTGACGACGGCGCCGCCATCTGCCCCACCTAGGCGGTTGTCGGCATCCGGTAGCGCACAACGCGTAGGTTTTTTTTCCGTCGGCCAGGTACTGCCGGAGATGGTGGCGGCAAGAGAGGCGGCGGCTGAGGCGACGTGAAAATAGGGTTCGCCCGATCAGTTTTTTTTAATCACTTGGGCGTACGCAGCGGGGCGGGCGTGGGCGTGGACGGGCGGGTATTTTAATACGGCGTGTGAAATGACCGCCTACCCTTTATAcgttggggtgtgtgtgtgtgtgtgtgtgtgtgtgtgtgtgtgtgtgtaccgaAGCGCACCTCTTGGAGTACTACAAAGCAACGAGTTTACTGATCCTTAACGAAGAGTTCATTTCAACTTCAATCTTGAGGCAACACAGACTAAACTAGCATCAGGTATTTGACGATCTACTCAGgcaaaaagcactacaaaatgtcaAGATCGTGATGTCCAAAGCACCACGGAACGAATCGCAACATCATCTCAACAAACCAAAAACTCTCACGCTGAAGCCAGAGATTCTTCCGCCGCGAGCATATCCAAGAGCATTCCATGAGCAGTACCACCAGCAGCATCAACGGCGACCGCACCGGCGACACCAACAGCAGCAATGTCGGCGCCCGGCGAGCCGCGGCTGTGGAGCCACCACAGCAGGTTGGTCAGCGTGTTGCCGTCGTCGTGCGACGCCAGCGCCCTCGTCTTGGCCAGCGCCGACTCCTTGTCATAGACCCCCTCCAAGGCGTACACGAACCCCTTCCACCCGTCGCCGACGCCGTCCCTGGCCAACGCCGGCGCGGTCCAGCTCACCAGCTCCTTGACGAAGCCGGCGTCCGGGAAGAGGGCCTCGCTGATGGGCACGATCGGCAGGAGCTGGATGCCCAGCCTGCACTCCTTCCACTCCGGCGGCGCGAACCAGAGGCCGCTGTCCCTTTTGTTGGCCCACACGACGCCGACGAGGCGGTTGTTGCTGGTGAAGTCGTCCTCGTAGATCGCGTCGCCCTCACGGATGTGCCACCATGTCTGCGCCGCCAGCATCTCGAGCGCGGTGAGCGTGGCCGCGGCGGAGACGAGGTGTTTGTCCCCGTAGCTCAGCCCGAGGAGCGCGGCGGAGTAGTAGGCGTTGACGGCCTCGCTGGTGCTCTCCTGGTTGCGCCCGTCGCCGAACTCCGTCAGGCCCCCGGcccaggaatgcagcttccagagaTCAAACGTCCTCAGCCTCGGGTAGCTCGCGCCGGCTCCTCGCGACAGCGTCATGAAATCGGCGACCATGGAGCAGGCCTGCGGCATGTACTCGCGCCCCCAGGCCGGGTCGATCTTGGCGAGCACAGCAATGGCGTACACGAAGTAGCCCAGGTGGTAGTGGTGGTCGTTGTAGACCCCGAAGCCGAAGTCGGCGCCGGTGTCCGTCATCCCCTGCCGAGTGACGAGGCCGCCCCACTTGGGATCGTACAGGAAGCCATTGCCCTCGAAGCTGCCGTCCAGCCAGGGCGTGACGGTGGCATTCAGGAACCGGTGCACCGCCGGGATGACGTCGGGGCACCCGACCTCCTCGGCGATCAACGCCAGCCTCGCGGCCCTGGCGACCGCCTTGCCGTAGAAGTAGGACGAGGTGGTCGTGATGGGGCTGGAGGCGAGCTCATCCACGTCCTTGCGCAGCGCGGCCACGATCTCGGGCACCCCGTCCTCGCTGATGCCCCGGGTGGAATGCCAGGCGGGGAACACCGGGTCGGTCCTCAGAGCCCAGGCGTCGCCGACGACGCCGACCAGGTCGCCGTCGATGCTGCGGTACCTGAAGTCGTCGAGCACCCGGACGCGGCTGTCCTTGGAGAGCAGCCGGAGGTGGAGCGGGTGGGCGAGCGTGAGCAGGTCCCCCGACCCCTGCGTGCACCAGGCGTAGTCGACGGAGAAGGGGCGGTCCAGCGCGGCCACCCCGGCCGTCGGGTAGCGGCCGCTGTACCGGTCGAGCACGGCCTCCATGGCCGCGTCGGGCAGGAACGCGACGCGGATGACGCCAAGGAAGCCGGGCGCCGCGAGCCGCGTGACGCCGGACATGGACAGGCGGATCGGCGCGGAGGCGTAGAGGAGGAAGGTCTGGCCGCTGTTCATCCGGAGGCGCCACCTGGTGAGCGAGTCGTCGCGGGGGGCGGCCTCGAGGAAGGCGTGGACGGAGGCGATGGAGATGTCGACGGGGCAACGGGCGCACATGGTGGAGACGGTGACGAAGGGGCTGCCGCGGACGAGGAACGCGCGCAGCGACCGGGAGAAGTCGAGGGTGACGGAGAGGTCGTCGAAGGCGGCGATGTGGTGGCGCCATCCGGCCCCGGCCGCGGCGTCGGCGTCGGACGGGGAGGAGAGGGTGAGGTCGGCGACGAAGGCCTGGGCGTGGAAGGACGGGGAGTGGACGCTCTTGGGGTAGCACACCTTGAGCCCCCCCGCGGCGGACTTGACCAGGTAGGGGTGGATGTACTCGGGCTGGTCCCCGTCGTTGAGCGCGAAGTTCTGGAAGAAGGAGCTGGTGGGGAGCGGCGCGGCGAGGAGGTGCGGGGCGAAGAAGCGGGCCGGGTCCGGGAGCACCGCCGACTCCGCCCGCGGGAACACGGAGGCCCCCGGggacggcgtcggcgtcggcgtgggGGCGGGGCTGCGCGTGGACTGCCAGAAGAGGAACGCGGCGAGCGCCACCGCGACGTACGTGGCGACCTGCGCCATCTTCCTCCTCTCCATCCTCTCCGGCGCGTTTCGAGGGGGGCGGCTCCCTCTGCCGCGGCTTTAATAGGCGCCGAGCCGATCTACCTCCCCGCGGCGGAGTGCGGTTTGGGCACGGCGGCCACGGATGGAATGGGGATTCGATGGGGTTCAGAGATTTTGGTAACGCGGCAGCCTCTTGGTAAACCCCAAAAAGTCGTCCTGCTAGAATTTGCCTTCATAAATTTGGGTAGTTGTTCCCTCGTTTTCCCTATTTTGGCTTGACAAATTTTGGTACTAGGAGTATTTCCCTTGCTTTCCCTATTGTGGCTTGACAAATTTTTCTCCAGGTTATTATTAGTAGTGACGCAAATCTCTCTCGATTCAAACAAAAGAACAGTCGTTCATATGATTATTACAAGGATTACAACGATGACGAAACCAGCGATCAGAGTACAAAGTATTCGTACAAACAAACAATATGGACTCACGCTGTCAGCAATATCAACATGGTAATAATTCTCCCCTGGCCAAGACAGGAAGTAGCAGCATTTCTACAATGATATTAttcacttgtagcagcaggtttacatatacAATGGCAAGACAAACTTTTACAAGAGTAATTTGCACCGAGAGGGTTTAAGCAACTGCTCGACTCCCAGGTGCAATAGCAAACTCTGAGTTGGCATGACAGCATTGTGCCGACGCTTTATGCAACGATTTCCTTCTCTTCCAACTACCCATTTTCTTACATCAAGAAAACTTCCTTCCCTCCGTTCCAACGCTTTCAAGGGATAGGTTACAGGTATGCATTTTCAGGTACCAATATAATTCAGGCGCACGCGGCCCTCTTTTAGGGGTTCTCCAGCAAAGCCTTCTGAGGGAGGAGTTGTTGACAGGATTGGGTGCGCCCTCATTGCAATAGCCCGCTTCTCTTCCCCCAGCCCATGGCTATTACATACAGGATCGTGCACCCAGCAATGGTGCCGAAAGTGGTTTCCCAAAACTTAACATGTGCTGCTCGCGTCTGCTCCTCGCCTACGGGATTGTAAAGAGAGATGCCAATGTTCATCCCGAAAAGACCAACGACAGCCACTCCGGCAGTAATGACAACCGTCGCGGTCGAGAGCATGACCCCCATCTGTAGAAGCTGATTCTGCTTGTCGTCCAACATTATGTTGATGTAATCCTCGGTGTCATCAACATACTCCCTCAGCTTCAAGCAAGGACACAACAAATATAagcttaggcctcctttggtttgcaggaatttcataggataggattcttataagattttttcctttagagccctttggttcataggaatagattcctattcctacataggattggttcctatcctccacatttcataggaaaataaaaaagaacctagactcaatggaaaaattcctttgatgtcaaccaaatgacatctcctttcctattcctactcataggatttgacatacatgccatctcatttcctacaaaattcctattcctacgataatcctatcctatgaaccaaaagaggcctaagaGTTTGGTTTACAATTCTACTACATAAAACTCCCTACGCTAATGTCTCAAGGTTAGAAAGAATATTGCTGACAGAAAATGGCACATAAGATAAATCATTCTAGAGAACCCACAGTAAAATCAATCGAGGGTAGAATGGACTCAAGCAAAACACAAAACACTGTATTCTCATATTAGCTTGTTCAAAGGGGTCATTTCAGTAAACTGGGCAAGATGATTTCTTCTTTTATTGAGTGAAGCATAGCATTTTATAAGTTTCGCCTTAACTTTGTTTTCTTATACACTAACAGAACAGCATTTTACATTCTTAAATACCACGTATAGCATTATAAAATTTACAATCCTGATCTCAAGTTCTTTTACCTGCTAAGAAAATACTTCATGTTAACAATAAATAAGTGGGCAGGATCTCAGCAATATTCGGAATGGTGCAAGTAACATGAGAAGGAGAAAAACAGAGAGAGAAGAACGCTTACATGCGAAAGCTTATTTAGTGTACCGTCAATTTGCACAAAGTAGGCCTCTAAAAGCATCTCCAGTTCTTCAATGTTGGGCTTATAACCAATAGAGCTGCCATTGCTTGCAGTTCCAGCTGGCTCGCTTCGATAATCCTC
The Triticum dicoccoides isolate Atlit2015 ecotype Zavitan chromosome 3A, WEW_v2.0, whole genome shotgun sequence genome window above contains:
- the LOC119269998 gene encoding probable endo-1,3(4)-beta-glucanase ARB_01444, with protein sequence MERRKMAQVATYVAVALAAFLFWQSTRSPAPTPTPTPSPGASVFPRAESAVLPDPARFFAPHLLAAPLPTSSFFQNFALNDGDQPEYIHPYLVKSAAGGLKVCYPKSVHSPSFHAQAFVADLTLSSPSDADAAAGAGWRHHIAAFDDLSVTLDFSRSLRAFLVRGSPFVTVSTMCARCPVDISIASVHAFLEAAPRDDSLTRWRLRMNSGQTFLLYASAPIRLSMSGVTRLAAPGFLGVIRVAFLPDAAMEAVLDRYSGRYPTAGVAALDRPFSVDYAWCTQGSGDLLTLAHPLHLRLLSKDSRVRVLDDFRYRSIDGDLVGVVGDAWALRTDPVFPAWHSTRGISEDGVPEIVAALRKDVDELASSPITTTSSYFYGKAVARAARLALIAEEVGCPDVIPAVHRFLNATVTPWLDGSFEGNGFLYDPKWGGLVTRQGMTDTGADFGFGVYNDHHYHLGYFVYAIAVLAKIDPAWGREYMPQACSMVADFMTLSRGAGASYPRLRTFDLWKLHSWAGGLTEFGDGRNQESTSEAVNAYYSAALLGLSYGDKHLVSAAATLTALEMLAAQTWWHIREGDAIYEDDFTSNNRLVGVVWANKRDSGLWFAPPEWKECRLGIQLLPIVPISEALFPDAGFVKELVSWTAPALARDGVGDGWKGFVYALEGVYDKESALAKTRALASHDDGNTLTNLLWWLHSRGSPGADIAAVGVAGAVAVDAAGGTAHGMLLDMLAAEESLASA